CCCTGTGCCCGCCTGGCCAGCACCCGCCCTCCTGGCTTTCAGGGTTCCCCTTCATGCCCCCGTACTGGGGCCTGGGCTTCCACCTCTGCCGCTGGGGCTACTCCTCCACCGCCATCACCCGGCAGGTCGTGGCCAACATGACGGCAGCCCGCTTCCCCCTGGTATGTCTCGGCTGCTCCCCGGGAGCCTCTGCCCAAAAGCGGCCGTGGGGGGGCTGATGGGGagccccggtggggtgggggtcccgtgGCGGTGTGCGGGGTTCCCTGCTGCTCCCCGAGCACCGGTGCCACCCTCCACAGGACGTGCAGTGGAACGACCTGGATTACACGGACGCCAAGAGGGATTTCACCttcaacaagaaaagctttaagGACTACCCGGAGATGGTGCAGGACTTCCACCGCCGCGGCCTGAGGTACATCATGATCGTGGTGAGTGACACCCCCGGCCGTGCCGGGGCTCCCGCGTGGGTGGGCTGGCACCGGGGTTTCCGGCTGCCCCCAGGGGCGGTGATGGAGCTTCCtctgaggaaggagggggaggccgtTCCCTGCCCTTGCTGGTGAAGCCCCGGCTTTGTGCCCTGCCAGGATCCTGGGATCAGCAGCTCGGGGCCTCCCGGCACCTACAAGCCCTACGACGAGGGACTGAAGCGAGGGGTCTTCATCCGAAACGCCACGGGGCAGCCCCTGATCGGGAAGGTGCGTGTGAGGAGCAGCCCGATCCCCGCGGGAGGGGGCTTGAGCAGGGCCGTGGGTGCGGGACCCCGAGAGCCGGAGGGAAACTCCTGAGGAATGGCCGTGGTGGAAAGTGGGGTGGCAcgcgggggctgtggggtgcagcgGGTTGGGGACAGGGGGGCTTTGCTCATTGCTGCCTCCCTCCCACAGGTCTGGCCGGGCCCGACGGCCTTCCCGGACTTCACCAACCCAGAGACTCACGAGTGGTGGCACGAGATGGTGAAGGACTTCCACGACCAAGTGCCCTTCGATGGCATGTGGATTGTGAGtggccccagcagagctgctggctgtggctccccggctcctgccctgcccctctgcTGGGCCCTGGTGCAGCGAGGGCATccattccctccccttcccttcccttccctccccaggacATGAACGAGCCGTCAAACTTCGTGGAGGGCTCCCAGGATGGCTGCCCCAACAACAGCCTGGAGCAGCCCCCCTACGTGCCAGGTACGGGGAGTGGGTACCAGCCTCTGCCCAGGGGTGCGGGGACCTCCGGGAGGAGCCCGGGGGATGCTCCGGTCCCGGCCGAGCGGGCTCTGAGCGCGCCCTCGCCACCGCCTCTCCCGTGCAGGTGTGTTTGGGGGACGCCTCCAAGCCGGGACCATCTGTGCCTCCAGCCAGCAGTACCTGTCCTCCCACTACAACCTGCACAGCCTGTACGGGCTGACCGAGGCCATCGCCTCCCACGAGTAAGCCTGGGGCTTGTGCCGCAGCTCCTGCTGTCCCGGAGGATGCACGTCCCAGAGGAGAGACCCCTCCCCATGCTGCGACATGGGCAGTTTGGGCGTGGGGGGCATTCGGTGGGTGGGCGAGGGTTTGGTTTATAATCCAgtgcgctgcctgctgctgccagcccggCACTGGAGGGGGCTGGAAGCAGCTCCCGGGCTGGAGCTGGTGCAGTGTGGCTGTGCTGGCTCCTGGGCTGGGGGACTGTGTCCCAAGCACTGTCCCATGTCACCTGCCCCATGGGCGAGATGGCCTGGGGCGTCTGCCCTGGCACAtgccagctctgtgctgctgctagGAGCCGCTGGCGGGGGGCTGAGCCCCTTCCCCGGCTGGGCGGTGCTGAGCTGACCCCGTCCTGCCCGCAGCGCGCTGCTGAGGGTCCGGGGCAAGCGCCCCTTCGTCATCTCGCGCTCCACGTTCGCTGGGCATGGGCGCTATGCGGGGCACTGGACAGGGGATGTCGGCAGTGACTGGGAGCAGCTCTATTACTCCATACCAGGTAGGCTgcggggcgctggggctgctTCTGCCCCCGCTTCCCCCCTGCACCTCCCCCGCAGCCGGCGCCTTCTCCGTGGGCTCCGTGCCCGAGGCGCTGCGGAGCCCCGATGCCCTCTGCGCCCCCTCCGCAGAGGTGCTGCTCTTCAACCTCTTCGGGGTGCCACTGGTGGGTGCCGACATCTGCGGCTTTGTGGGCGACACGTCCGAGGAGCTGTGCGTGCGCTGGACCCAGCTGGGCGCCTTCTACCCCTTCATGAGGAATCACAACGACCACGGCGCCCGGGTGAGCACCGGGAGCCCTCACCccgccgggcagcgggcagggggggcggctggggggacggggcaggggtgGGTGCTCTGGGGCTGTGCGAGGGGCTGCCCTGCCTGTGTGGGAAGGCGGCTGGCGCAGCTGCGGGGCTGCGTGCTGTCAGTGCCGGGCTCGTGCCAGGGGGAGTCCGTCCCGCGTCCCCGAAAGGCGCCCACCGTTCCTCCCTGGGTGGTCCGAGCATCCCCCTTTGGCTTCTTCCCTGCAGCCGCAGGAGCCGTACGCCTTCAGCCCGGCCGCCCAGGCCGCCATGAGGAACGCCCTCCACCTCCGCtactccctcctgcccttcctctaCACCCTCTTCCACCGGGCTCACTCCGCCGGGGAGACGGTGGCACGGCCCCTCTTCCTCGAGTGAGTGCCGACCCGGCCGGGGCTGGTGGGTGCCGGTCCCCGCCGGGCTCAGCGGGAGGTGGGTGCGGGGTCTCCCTGGTGCTGCACTgccctccccatccttccccagGTTCCCCAAGGACCCCAACACCTGGGCTGTGGACCGCCAGCTCatgtggggcggggggctgctCGTCACACCCGTGCTGGAGGCAGGAAAGACCAAAGTCAGCGGCTACTTCCCGGCGGGGACGTGGTACAGCCTCGCGGGGGTGGGTGCTCCCCCACCGTGGGGCTCTCGGGTGGCCGTGTGGGGGCTCCGCCACGGGGCCCCGCCTGTGTTCCTGCGCCCCACCGCTGGTACCGGCCCCCCAGGGCTGTGTTCGGGACTTGTGCCTCGCCTGCCTTCGCTCGTGGCTGTTCGAGGGCTGCGGCACTGGGCTGGGACCCCCTTGGCTCGCTGTGCCCTACGCCTgctctttcctctttttgttgttatttaggACTCCACCATCCACAGCAAAGGGCAGTGGATCCTCTTGCAAGCTCCCCTGGACACCATTAACGTCCACGTCCGCGCAGGGCACATCCTGCCCCTGCAGGTGAGCCCCCTCCGCGCTGCGGTGACGCCGCGGTGACCTGTCTGGCCAGCTCCTGCCCGCGCgtggggcggggcggagggctgCAACGTGGTCACCGGCGGACTGGACATGCCGAATGAGCCGCGAGCCTGCGGTGctcggccggggctgggggaAAGCGCTCGGAGCTGTGCCTGATCCTGCGCCCCAGGAGCCTGCGTTCAGCACTGCCGAGTCCCGCAAGAAGGGGATGGCCTTGGTCGTGGCACTGACGCCAGACGGCTTTGCCAGGGGAGACCTGTTCTGGGATGACGGGGAGAGCTGGCAGACCTTTGAGAAGGGGGACTACACCGAGATCCTCTTCCTGGCCACGCACGTGAGTGGGGGGCATCTGGGCACGGGGGTTACTGCCACGTGCAGGTCCTGGTGCCCCTGGGGCACTCGCGGCCACGGGCAGCACTGCCCCGGTGCAGCCACGCTGTGTTGTGCCGGAATTGCCAGActgagctgcagccctgcagcgggTGCTCAGCGTGGGCTACAGCGCTGTGAGGTGGAGGGGTCCCACGGGGCCTGAACCCCCGCAGGAGCCCACTTAGGAGGGGAgaggctgtgcaggcagctggCTGCTCTCCTCTTGCACCCGCAGTGCTGCACAGCAGCGGatgctccccagccctgtccccctgaTAAATGGCTTTGCCACTCTCCAGTGAGAGCAGAGCGCCCGTCCCCGCGGGCTCGGTGCCCTGCAGATGGGCAGCGCGTTGGGCAGGGCGTGTCGAGAAGCCCTGGGTGCATGCGGGGTGGCTGGCACCCAGGAGCGCAGGGTGACAgcccccctgtccccgcagggcgCCGTGCTCAGCCAGCTCCTGCGGGCAAGCGCCCACCTTGATGGGGTCCTGCTGGAGGCCGTGACCGTGCTGGGCGTCACCAGCCCTCCCCAGCGAGTCCTGGCCAACGGTGCCCTCGTGGGCGACTTCTCCTACCGCAGCGACACCCAGGCGAGTGCTTGTCCCCGCCGTGGgagggggcggcagcgggggggagCTGCCGGCTGGTGGCTGGAGAGGGACCTGGGGCTCAGCCGAGGGGCTGGTGGGGTTTGGCCCCAGCGATGGCACGGTACCCGCTTTGTTGGCACCAAGGAGCGTAAAGGGCTGCCCAGCATGGGCTGGGTCACTgccctggggccggggcaggatTAGGCCATGCAAGGGGGCaaggatggggagatggaggaTGGAAAGGATGTGTGGTGATGGGGCTGGAGCTCTGCGAGGAGCAGTGGCACGgctctgctcctggggctgcctgCCATGGGCACCCTTCCCGGGAGGTCTGCGGGACCGGGGCTGAGCCAGGCTGCATCTCTGCATGTACCCCAGGGGGGCAGGACACCCCCCTCGGCTCTGACACCCCCTGGGCTCCGTCCTGGCCGATTCTCACCGTGctgacccttccttctccccctcaGGTGCTGAGAGTCCCCGTGTCGCTGCCGATGTGGGAGCAGTTTGTGATCGCTTGGTCCTGAGCCGTGCCGCACCCGTGCCGCACGGCGGGGAGAGGCGATGCTGCTCCCTCCGGCTCTGGGGCCGAATCCATCCCATCCTTTGTAAAACCAGAGCTGCGGCCGCTCTTCTCACGCCGCGCGGCTCCTGGGCGTTGGCTTCTCTTCTGGCTAACGTGAGTTCGTTGGAGATGTGTGCGCTGGACTGCATCGGGGGGGGCTTGCACAACCCCTGGGGACGGGGGAACCCTCATCCCctccaaaatggggaaaaaaagacccaaGTGCCTTGTGAGACAGCAAACCTGTTAACATGCGGAACTGGTAACGTGTCGAGGGTCTGCGGGGAGTCTCCTGGCTGTgtttttggggagagggatccgCGCAGGGGGGCGAGGGAGCAGTGCTGTGAATAAAGTTGCTGgttgctgggagcagccccaggctgtgTCTGTGCCCCTCTCTGCCGGTGCCTGTCCTGAAGGTGCTGCTGAGCCCTGGCtcagccctcccccccccggctgggACCCCCCGGCTCCGTCCCTGCCTGGGGGCCTCCAGCGGGACCGCCTGCGCCCCTTGCAGGCTTCATCCCATTTCCCAGAGCGTTGGGGGAGCCccgctgctcccgcagccccagccgTGCCGTGGAGCCCCTTGGCCCGTCCGTCCTGCTGGCTCCGAGCCCGGGGACTGCTGCCCTccgggggctgccagccctggccCCCACCGTGCGGCCTTGGCCGAGCCTCTGCCGTGCACGTCACCCCTGGCCTGCGCACCTCAGGGACTCTGGGCACTTCCTACGTTTTGTTAAATCAAACGTGCCCCTGCCGCCTCCGGGCTGGTACCCAGGGCCCGTTTCCCCAGGGGTGTGCCGCCGCCCCtccgcagcagggctggcagcaggcagggctgcacgGAGACCGCGGCgccgggggctggcagggacgtGCTCAGCTCCGGGTGAAAACAGAGACCTCTCCTCCAGAGGCTTTATTGAGGAGCAGCTTGGCCCTGCGGCTCCTCTGGCCGAGTTAAAGGCACGAGGATCCCTGGATGCTCCAGGGCCAGGCGGTTTGCGAATCAGAGAGCAGAGCCTCGGGGTGTCACCCAGGGATTTGGGACTGGCCCAGCTGGGATCCTGCTCCGACCCCCTCGTGCCCCCCGTGGCAATGGGGGACGCCAGCAGAGCTGAGGCTCACAGCTCGTTGTGCAGCGGCCGGCACGGGGGGCTCAGTTTCTCCTCCAGGACGGCGTCGGGGGCACACACCCAGGGGTCACCCGTGTCCCACTGCCACTTCAAGAGCTGCGCACGAAGCAGCTGGAAGACGGCGGCGTAGCGGGGGTCGGGGGCCAGGTTCTGGCTCTCGGTGGGGTCGCGGCTGCAGTCAAAGAGCTCCCAGCGGTCCCTGTAGTAGTACTGGTGCAGGGTCTTGCTCCAGTGGGTTGGCTGCCCGGCCCTGGTGCGGTTGAGCAGGTCTTGGAAAGTGGGCGAGATGTAGAAGTCCTGGTCAATGGGAAAGGGCATCTTGTAGTTGAGGTTGTGAATGAGGCGGAACTGCTGGTGCTGGACGGCTCGCATGGGGTAGTACATGGTCACCTCGTGGTGGCTCTGGCTGCTGAAGGCGGTGGCCCAGGGCTGCTCCGACTCCAGTGCTGGCAGGAGAGACTTTCCGGTGAGCTGCACCCGCTTCGTGCCAAAGATGCTGTAAGAAGGGTAGGGGATGGAGAACCAGTCCAAAATGGTCGGTGTGAGAtctggaggggaagagaagggtgAGAGGAGGGGCTGGCACCCGCGGGAGGAAACCCAGCCCTGGAGAGGGGCAGAAAGGTCCCCGGGGTCTGCTGCCGCCTGGGCCGCGGGTGGTCCTGGGATGAGCTGCAGAGCGGAGCCCCGGGATGACGTCCTGCAGGGGACCCTGCTGCTCCGTCGTCCCGCCTCTCCCTTCCCAGGACTGGCCGTGCTGATGCCGAGGGCTGCAGGCTGTCCTCCGGGAGAGGACCCCGGGTTTTGGCGTGGAGAGGGTGGGGACCAGCTCACGCCCCCCCGGCACAGCTCTGCACGCCTCTGCTCCCTCCGGGGGGGCATGGGCTCTTACCCAGGAGGGTGGCGAAGGCCTGGCTGACCTGCCCCCAGCGCTCGGTGTGCTCGGGGGAGGAGATCAGCAGGGGCTCGGCCGTGCCCGACCGGTAGAGGTTGGTCCTGCCGCTGGGGAAGGGGATGCCGTTGTCAGAGGTGTAGATCACCAGCGTGCGGTTGTGGAAGCCGGCACGCTGCAGCTCCTCCAGGACCAGCCCGATCCCTGCGGATGGAGGGGCAGAGCtgagggggggcgggagggaccGCAACGCTCGCCGGTGCCGGCCTGGCCCCCGCGGCTCCTACCTTGGTCCATGCGCCCGATGGTTGTGTACTGGGCTGCCAGGTCTGCCCGGGCAGCCGGCGTGTCTGGAACAAAGTGGGGGACCTaaatggagaaagggaaagcGGCACGTGGCAGCCACAGGGAAGGAGGTTGGGGGTATGGCGGGGTGGCCTTTGCCAGCTCTCGCCCTTAACGCTGATGGCAGTGACCGAGGTGGGGGCCAGCCTGCAGCCGCCCTGGCTCCGGCGAAGGCTGCTGTCGCGTGCAGCCCCCATACGGCCCCGCACAGCCCCATACGGCCCCATGCAGCCCCATACGGCCCCATGCAGCCCCATATAGTCCCACAGGCTCCCACCTGCACTTGCTCTGGGCGGTAGAGCTGTGGCTTCCAGTCTGGGATCCAGCCCATGCCGCTCTCTCCGTTGCCGAATTTCTCACAAAAGGCCCCGAATTGGGGCTGGGAGTGCCCGCAGCGGTGCGGGTCGTGGAAGGCGACGTAGAGGAAGAAAGGCCTAGAGATGGAgagggtggaggtggaggtggtgtAGCAAAGGGCACGTCCCCTGAGACCAACCCTGGGCTGTGCAGGGGTGAGCTGGGGTTGGCGGGAGGACTCCCACCTAATCTGGGCTTCTGGATATGGGGTGACCCAGAAACAAGGTGTCCCTTCCTATCTGTGACCaactgggacatggggacacgtcTCCAGCGAAGCcggtttccctctcctctcccgtGCCCCCTTGCAGCCTGCCCCGGGGACGCAGGGTCCGTCTCACCTCTCGTCCTGGCTCTGCAGGAACTGCCGGACGAGCGCTTTGATTCGAGTGATGTTTCTCCCAACCTGCAAGACCGAACTGTTCTCCTCTGTGTAGGCGAAGTCGAAGGGGTAGACAGCCTCGGGCCCAACGTGCTTCTTCCCAATTATCCCTGCAAGAACGCAGACATGTGCTGTGCCAGgagcagcggggagcgggggggcactggctgctgctgctgtctcctcCCCGGGGGCTGATGCAGATCATCTGCTCCGGCACGGGCTGTGCTCAGCAAACGCTGGTGAAAGTGGAAGATGCTGCTGGCTTCTTCAGTCATTTCTGCCGGTTGCAGAGGCACTTCCACATCTGCTCAGAAAACAGGACCCACCCGGGGACCACGCTGCCCCAGGTCACAGGCGTGGGTAAGCGCTAGAGCAGCTGAGCAGCCCAGGTGGAATTTTGGGTCAAGCGTGAGCCTCATGTGAACCTGGGAACCAGGAAGGAGCAGGATGAGGAACAGAAGTGAAAGTGAGGTGTAAGGAGGATGGTAGAGGAGCAGCGGTGGGGGGAAGTGAAGTGAAACCCAGGTGTCAGGACAGAGCATGGGCACAGGTCCGGTCGGTGCTGTCTAGCTTGCAGGTGAGTTAGCTGTCAAGCTCTCTCACCCGATGGGGTTCAGTGCACGGGGGGGGTTTCCCTGCCCATGTCGCTTGCCCTGGGCTCCCTACCTGTCCGGACGCGTGCTTGGCTGAGCAGCCGGGGCAGGCTCCGCACGCTGTCGAAGGAGTTGAAGTGGTGCACGTCCTGGTGCAGCCCGTACATCCCATTctggtgctgcaggtgggggaaGACAACGCGGTTGGAGAACGCCTGCCAGCCTGGCCCCAAAACAAGTCCAGCCGTGCACTAGGTGTGCGTGCATGGGAAGCAGGTCccaggggcaggggagagagcGGGTCAGTGGGCATGGGGGGATTGCCAGGTCCTGTGACCATGCTGTAAGCACGCCAGCTCTGGTCATCCCCGAGTGCTCACCACGGACTGGCAGGCCCCACCCTGGCACGTGCAGGTGCCCCTACCTGCGGTAAACCGGTCAGGATGCTGGCCCGGCTCGGGGAGCAGCTGCTGACAGAGGTGAAGGCGTTCTGGAAGACCACGCTGCGCCGGGCCAGTGCGTCCAGGTTGGGCGTCCGGATGGCCGAGTTGTTGTAGGTGCCGCTCTCAAAGCCACCATCATCTGCTGCAGCGGGAGGGGTGCGGGGTGAGCCCTGCAGCACCGGGCCTGACCCCCGGTGTGTCCCTAACCGTGCGGGGCGGCAAAGCCCAGAGGACGCTAACGGCGCCGGCAGCATCCCTGGGCTGAGGACGacccgggctggggccggtgctGCAGTGACCATCCCAgcagcggggaggcagcgggacccccggggccgccTCTCCCCTGCCCACGGGATGCACCGAGCAGGGGTACCCCGTCGCGGGGACGGTCCCAGGGCTGAGGGCGGCGGGCGCAGAGCCGGGACCGGCTCCGGGTCTCCGCCGGGCCGGCGGCCGCACTCACCCAGGAGGAGCAGCACGttgcgggccggggccggggtcccgTCGGTCCGGAGCGCGCCCAGCAGCACCGCCAGCGCCCAGAGCCGCATGGCAGCGGCACCGGCAGCGGCACCGACAGCGGCAGCGGcaccggcagcggcagcggcaccggcagcagccgggcggcggcggcagggctcggcggggctcggcggctcCTCCGGCCGCCCGGGCTCCTCCTCTGCCCCGGTCACATGAGGCGGCCCCGGCGGCTCAGATCCGGCCCGGGCGGAGCTGCCGGATGCTCCCggagccgccggccccgcggcaggGAACCGGGTCTCCCCCGCGGCTCCCGCGCAGCCCCAGCGGAGCCGCCCCCCGGCACGGCGCGGGTGCCcggcccgctccgccccggcccgcTCTGCGGGACgtcccgccgcctcccggggcGGCCGCCAGCCCGCGGtccccctgcccgccgcggcgAGCGCGCAGCTCCGGGCCCCGCGGCGTGTCGGggagcccggcgcggccgggccggggccgggggcggctggaggcggccgggccgggggacgCTGCCCCGGCCATGCCGGGTCCCCGGCAGAGCTGCCcgtggccggggctgcgggcgagGCTGCCCGCCCTGCGCTGGCTCCCGCGCTATTCCCTGGCCTGGCTGCAGCTCGACCTGATCGCCGGCCTGACCGTGGGGCTCACCGTCGTGCCGCAGGCGCTGGCGTACGCCGAGGTGGCCGGGCTGCCGCTCCAGGTGGGTGGCGGTGCCCTGCGGCCGTGGGCGCCCGGGGACACCCGCTCCCTGGCTGTGCTGCGGCCTggtgggcagggcgggggggctggACGGCCGGGCGGCCGAGGGCTGGCCCCGAGCAGTCGCCCGTTTTCGGCAGCAGGAAGCCGCAGACGCCGTGTGTTTGCTCAGGGCTGGCTGCGGGCGCTGGAGGGACCTGAGGGCAGCCCAGCCCTCCTCGTCCTGGAGGTGCCTGGCGTTTCCCATCTCCGAGCGCCGTGCCAGTGCTCCTTTTGTCCCCGCGCAGTACGGCCTCTATTCTTCCTTCATGGGCTGCTTTGTCTACTGCTTCCTGGGCACCGCCAAGGACGTGACGCTGGGTCCCACAGCCATCATGTCGCTGCTTGTCTCTTCTTATGCGTTCCACGAGCCTGTCTATGCCATCCTGCTTGCCTTCCTCTCCGGTTGCATCCAGCTGgccatggggctcctgcaccTCGGTGAGATGCTCTTGCCGTGCGTGGTTGTATTTTTAGGATATTGCTGTACATCCCACAgttgttccccccctcccct
This window of the Calonectris borealis chromosome 20, bCalBor7.hap1.2, whole genome shotgun sequence genome carries:
- the GAA gene encoding lysosomal alpha-glucosidase; the encoded protein is MPGPRVAAAAAALLALLVRAAARSPGAAGCEVPPGGRFDCGPERLLSRADCEARGCCYAPADPGPGPPWCFFPRGYRSYRAENLTATASGYTARLRRVAASFLPGDVGSLRLDVALETPARLRFTLRDPARQRYEVPLATPRASGRAASTLYGLQVNQDPFGLVVYRQRGGQVLLNTTVAPLFFADQFLQISTSLPSRFISGLGEHLTPLVLDTAWTRVTLWNRDMAPVPQVNLYGSHPFYLGMEDGGSAHGVFLLNSNAMDVLLQPSPALTWRTTGGILDFYVFLGPDPKSVVRQYLDVVGFPFMPPYWGLGFHLCRWGYSSTAITRQVVANMTAARFPLDVQWNDLDYTDAKRDFTFNKKSFKDYPEMVQDFHRRGLRYIMIVDPGISSSGPPGTYKPYDEGLKRGVFIRNATGQPLIGKVWPGPTAFPDFTNPETHEWWHEMVKDFHDQVPFDGMWIDMNEPSNFVEGSQDGCPNNSLEQPPYVPGVFGGRLQAGTICASSQQYLSSHYNLHSLYGLTEAIASHDALLRVRGKRPFVISRSTFAGHGRYAGHWTGDVGSDWEQLYYSIPEVLLFNLFGVPLVGADICGFVGDTSEELCVRWTQLGAFYPFMRNHNDHGARPQEPYAFSPAAQAAMRNALHLRYSLLPFLYTLFHRAHSAGETVARPLFLEFPKDPNTWAVDRQLMWGGGLLVTPVLEAGKTKVSGYFPAGTWYSLAGDSTIHSKGQWILLQAPLDTINVHVRAGHILPLQEPAFSTAESRKKGMALVVALTPDGFARGDLFWDDGESWQTFEKGDYTEILFLATHGAVLSQLLRASAHLDGVLLEAVTVLGVTSPPQRVLANGALVGDFSYRSDTQVLRVPVSLPMWEQFVIAWS
- the SGSH gene encoding N-sulfoglucosamine sulfohydrolase isoform X1, which encodes MRLWALAVLLGALRTDGTPAPARNVLLLLADDGGFESGTYNNSAIRTPNLDALARRSVVFQNAFTSVSSCSPSRASILTGLPQHQNGMYGLHQDVHHFNSFDSVRSLPRLLSQARVRTGIIGKKHVGPEAVYPFDFAYTEENSSVLQVGRNITRIKALVRQFLQSQDERPFFLYVAFHDPHRCGHSQPQFGAFCEKFGNGESGMGWIPDWKPQLYRPEQVQVPHFVPDTPAARADLAAQYTTIGRMDQGIGLVLEELQRAGFHNRTLVIYTSDNGIPFPSGRTNLYRSGTAEPLLISSPEHTERWGQVSQAFATLLDLTPTILDWFSIPYPSYSIFGTKRVQLTGKSLLPALESEQPWATAFSSQSHHEVTMYYPMRAVQHQQFRLIHNLNYKMPFPIDQDFYISPTFQDLLNRTRAGQPTHWSKTLHQYYYRDRWELFDCSRDPTESQNLAPDPRYAAVFQLLRAQLLKWQWDTGDPWVCAPDAVLEEKLSPPCRPLHNEL
- the SGSH gene encoding N-sulfoglucosamine sulfohydrolase isoform X2, with amino-acid sequence MRLWALAVLLGALRTDGTPAPARNVLLLLADDGGFESGTYNNSAIRTPNLDALARRSVVFQNAFTSVSSCSPSRASILTGLPQHQNGMYGLHQDVHHFNSFDSVRSLPRLLSQARVRTGIIGKKHVGPEAVYPFDFAYTEENSSVLQVGRNITRIKALVRQFLQSQDERPFFLYVAFHDPHRCGHSQPQFGAFCEKFGNGESGMGWIPDWKPQLYRPEQVQVPHFVPDTPAARADLAAQYTTIGRMDQGIGLVLEELQRAGFHNRTLVIYTSDNGIPFPSGRTNLYRSGTAEPLLISSPEHTERWGQVSQAFATLLASLARSGCSSPESLSCQHWSRSSPGPPPSAARATTR